A window of Desulfobacterales bacterium contains these coding sequences:
- a CDS encoding cyclic nucleotide-binding domain-containing protein, which produces MLDIEKLKQINLFNNLNVDDLQKILPLCSIEKYRYGHLIIQGSSFNYDLYVILDGKVSIEMESAYYDRQENRLQACILRYEEVFGEAGFLDSSKREQLYVVADDDTSVLKIDGSKLHELMEKDNHIGYIIMHNIGRILSQRLAESNFRWRQTVIRFS; this is translated from the coding sequence ATGCTTGATATAGAAAAATTAAAACAAATAAATTTGTTTAATAACTTAAATGTTGATGACCTACAAAAAATTCTCCCATTATGTTCTATAGAAAAATATCGATATGGGCATTTAATTATTCAAGGCTCAAGCTTCAATTATGATTTATATGTTATACTTGATGGAAAAGTAAGCATAGAAATGGAAAGCGCTTACTATGATCGCCAAGAGAATAGATTACAGGCCTGTATATTGAGGTATGAAGAAGTATTTGGAGAAGCTGGTTTTTTGGACTCATCTAAAAGAGAACAATTATATGTAGTTGCCGATGATGATACATCTGTTTTAAAAATAGATGGTTCTAAACTCCATGAACTAATGGAAAAAGACAATCATATTGGTTATATCATAATGCATAACATTGGACGCATATTATCCCAAAGATTAGCTGAATCAAATTTTAGATGGCGCCAAACTGTAATAAGGTTTAGTTAA